One segment of Streptomyces sp. NBC_00576 DNA contains the following:
- a CDS encoding phage holin family protein, producing MTATAEGSHRTGSATQEPVGDLVQRASQQLSQLVRDEMRLAQAEMTEKGKRFGKGGGLFGGAGLGGVLTLQALVATVIAALSLAMDVWAAALIVTGVLAAVTALMAALGKKQFSKGSPPRPERTMDSVKADVAAIKESAHR from the coding sequence ATGACAGCGACAGCAGAGGGCTCCCACCGCACGGGCAGCGCAACGCAGGAACCGGTGGGTGATCTGGTCCAGCGTGCCTCGCAGCAGTTGTCACAGCTGGTCCGCGACGAGATGCGGCTGGCTCAGGCGGAGATGACCGAGAAGGGCAAGCGGTTCGGCAAGGGCGGCGGCCTGTTCGGGGGCGCCGGCCTGGGAGGTGTGCTCACCCTGCAGGCACTGGTGGCCACCGTGATCGCCGCGCTGTCGCTCGCCATGGACGTGTGGGCGGCGGCGCTGATCGTCACCGGCGTCCTGGCCGCCGTCACCGCGCTGATGGCGGCACTCGGCAAGAAGCAGTTCAGCAAGGGATCACCGCCGAGGCCCGAACGGACGATGGACAGCGTGAAGGCCGACGTAGCCGCGATCAAGGAGAGTGCACACCGATGA
- a CDS encoding YihY/virulence factor BrkB family protein: MLRILKRHGHPAEPGGHNGHGGHDEHGRHAAADGTAGAAGAARAPEAEPDERVERREPDSPTDLPRSSWWAVLKGTVKEFKEDELVDRAAALTYYAILALFPALLVLVSLLGIMGKSTSQRLLDNIQELAPGAVRDVLRNAVQQMQGTAGIGSVMAIVGLVLAVWSASGYVAAFIRSANAVYDIPEGRPVWKVLPVRVGVTVVLMVLAVASSVIVVFTGGLARQVGGVLGIGDTALTVWSIAKWPVLVVLVTIMIALLYWATPNAKVRGFRWITPGSFLALVIWMVASAGFAVYLANFASYNRTYGTFAGVIIFLVWLWITNLAILLGLECDAELARQRAVAGGHPAEEEPYVQPRDTRKWDAEDRRRLES, translated from the coding sequence ATGCTACGCATCCTGAAACGGCATGGACACCCTGCCGAGCCCGGCGGGCACAACGGGCATGGCGGGCACGATGAGCACGGCAGGCACGCAGCGGCCGACGGGACCGCCGGGGCCGCCGGAGCCGCGCGGGCGCCCGAAGCCGAGCCGGACGAGCGGGTGGAGCGGCGGGAGCCGGACTCTCCGACCGACCTGCCCAGGTCCTCCTGGTGGGCGGTGCTGAAAGGCACTGTCAAGGAGTTCAAGGAGGACGAGCTGGTCGACCGGGCCGCCGCGCTGACCTACTACGCGATCCTGGCGTTGTTCCCGGCACTGCTGGTGCTGGTCTCCCTGCTCGGGATCATGGGGAAGTCGACGTCGCAGCGGCTGCTGGACAACATCCAGGAACTGGCCCCGGGCGCGGTGCGGGATGTCCTGCGCAACGCGGTGCAGCAGATGCAGGGCACCGCCGGGATCGGCTCGGTCATGGCGATCGTGGGCCTGGTGCTCGCGGTGTGGTCGGCCTCCGGCTATGTCGCCGCGTTCATCAGGAGCGCCAATGCGGTGTACGACATCCCGGAGGGCCGCCCGGTGTGGAAGGTGCTGCCCGTCCGCGTCGGCGTGACGGTGGTCCTCATGGTCCTGGCCGTGGCCAGCTCGGTGATCGTCGTGTTCACCGGCGGCCTGGCCCGGCAGGTGGGTGGCGTACTGGGGATCGGCGACACGGCGCTGACGGTGTGGTCGATCGCGAAATGGCCGGTGCTGGTGGTCCTGGTCACGATCATGATCGCGCTCCTGTACTGGGCGACGCCGAACGCCAAGGTCCGGGGCTTCCGGTGGATCACTCCGGGCAGTTTCCTGGCGCTGGTGATCTGGATGGTCGCCTCGGCCGGGTTCGCGGTGTACCTGGCCAACTTCGCCTCGTACAACAGGACGTACGGCACCTTCGCCGGCGTGATCATCTTCCTGGTGTGGCTGTGGATCACGAATCTGGCGATCCTGCTGGGACTGGAGTGCGACGCGGAGCTGGCCCGCCAACGCGCCGTCGCGGGCGGCCACCCGGCCGAAGAGGAGCCGTACGTACAGCCGCGGGACACCCGGAAGTGGGACGCGGAGGACCGCCGCCGGCTCGAATCCTGA
- a CDS encoding Crp/Fnr family transcriptional regulator, with product MGLLGNELAFAQSLTAQEREGVMALGNPKHFAADAHLLTEGDRSSHVLIVVKGWVTVSVATDRGATRLILGLRGPGELLGEMAALDPHPRSATVRALGPTQAQVISGDAFRRFLAEHPRVSGLVIRQLTFRLRSADQERSALASLTVLQRLAGRLTELSGSGGAPRGPYARTAPSSSSVVQLAQDELAASIGATREAVAKSLRLLRNQRIVRTGNRVVEILDPELLALLADGHDGHDGRTDAEGQPA from the coding sequence ATGGGGCTGCTGGGCAACGAGCTGGCGTTCGCGCAGTCGCTGACCGCGCAGGAACGCGAGGGCGTCATGGCCCTCGGCAACCCGAAGCACTTCGCGGCCGACGCCCATCTCCTCACCGAGGGCGACCGGTCCAGCCATGTCCTGATAGTCGTCAAGGGGTGGGTGACCGTCTCCGTCGCGACGGACCGGGGAGCCACCCGGCTGATACTCGGGCTGCGCGGTCCCGGTGAACTCCTCGGTGAGATGGCCGCGTTGGACCCGCATCCGCGCAGCGCAACCGTGCGGGCACTGGGGCCGACGCAGGCCCAGGTCATATCGGGGGACGCGTTCCGCAGGTTCCTCGCCGAGCATCCCCGGGTGAGCGGGCTGGTGATACGCCAGCTCACCTTCCGCCTCCGCAGCGCCGACCAGGAGCGGTCCGCGCTCGCTTCCCTCACCGTGCTGCAGCGCCTGGCCGGCCGGCTCACCGAGCTGTCGGGGTCGGGCGGCGCACCCCGTGGCCCGTACGCCCGTACCGCTCCGTCCAGTTCATCGGTCGTCCAGCTCGCCCAGGACGAACTGGCGGCCAGCATAGGAGCCACCCGGGAAGCCGTCGCCAAGAGCCTGCGGCTGCTGCGTAATCAGCGGATCGTGCGGACCGGCAACCGCGTCGTGGAGATCCTCGACCCCGAACTGCTCGCCCTCCTCGCCGACGGCCATGACGGTCATGACGGTCGTACGGACGCGGAGGGGCAACCCGCGTAA
- a CDS encoding GNAT family N-acetyltransferase, with protein MLELRTLESDDWSIWRELRLAALAEAPYAFGSTLAEWKGAGDREERWRARLEIPGARDVVAVLDGHPVGMASGVPAEEDASVELISMWVSPVARGQGVGDLLIGAVEMWAVERHAKTLRLSVMPDNGKAIALYERHGFADIDELGDLLPDGVRRERVMAKSPVG; from the coding sequence ATGCTTGAACTGCGCACTTTGGAGTCAGACGACTGGTCGATCTGGCGGGAGCTGCGACTGGCGGCACTTGCCGAGGCGCCTTACGCGTTCGGATCGACGTTGGCAGAGTGGAAGGGAGCCGGCGATCGCGAGGAACGCTGGCGTGCCCGCCTGGAGATTCCTGGTGCGCGCGATGTCGTAGCGGTCCTCGACGGTCATCCGGTTGGGATGGCCAGCGGAGTCCCGGCCGAGGAAGACGCCAGTGTTGAGCTGATCTCGATGTGGGTCAGCCCCGTGGCACGTGGCCAGGGAGTGGGAGACCTCTTGATCGGGGCGGTGGAGATGTGGGCTGTGGAACGGCACGCCAAGACGTTGCGTCTGTCGGTGATGCCGGACAACGGCAAGGCGATCGCCCTCTACGAACGCCACGGTTTCGCAGACATTGATGAGCTGGGCGATCTCCTGCCCGATGGCGTGCGTAGAGAACGGGTCATGGCGAAGAGCCCGGTCGGGTGA
- a CDS encoding GntR family transcriptional regulator, producing MVVVIVEYRIDRRSGVPAFQQIVQQTKQALRLGVLVPGDRLPTAKEVAEVSTVNPNTTLKAYRELEREGLVEPRPGQGTFVRRTLGRPETGTDSPLYGELVAWMSKAAGAGLEQDDVTALVASAMEKQYAAGTTAATGATTTGSTATGFTTTGSTGATTTRSTGE from the coding sequence ATGGTGGTGGTGATCGTGGAGTACCGCATCGACAGGCGGAGCGGGGTCCCCGCCTTCCAGCAGATCGTGCAGCAGACCAAGCAGGCCCTGCGGCTGGGCGTACTGGTGCCGGGGGACCGGTTGCCGACCGCCAAGGAAGTCGCCGAGGTCAGCACGGTCAACCCGAACACCACCCTCAAGGCGTACCGCGAGCTGGAGCGCGAGGGTCTGGTCGAACCGCGGCCGGGCCAGGGCACCTTCGTACGCCGCACGCTGGGCCGCCCCGAGACGGGCACCGACTCGCCGCTGTACGGGGAGCTGGTGGCGTGGATGTCGAAGGCGGCCGGGGCCGGTCTGGAGCAGGACGACGTGACCGCGCTGGTCGCGTCGGCGATGGAGAAGCAGTACGCCGCCGGGACCACGGCGGCGACGGGGGCCACGACCACCGGGTCCACGGCAACGGGGTTCACGACAACGGGGTCCACGGGGGCCACGACAACTAGGAGCACAGGTGAGTGA
- a CDS encoding ABC transporter ATP-binding protein, with protein sequence MYAGEPALEAYGLGMRYRRGWALRDCSFRLPAGRICGLVGPNGAGKTTLLSIAAHVLEPTQGSISLFGEAPGSAESGRRTAFLAQEKPLFRRFTVAETLRLGRELNPGWDQRAAEEIVRAGNVPFDAKISTLSGGQRTRVAVALAFGKRPDLLLLDEPMSDLDPVVRHEIMGTLLAEAAERGTTVLMSTHVLAELENVCDYLVVVSGGGVRLAGDVDELMSVHTLVTGAREGEGGLPAGLGHHTLVESRTSGRQFTALIRPEGPVTGPWETNVPNMEELLLSYLRSPDAPPLITPTAQVQGQGLSFGTGTVAA encoded by the coding sequence ATGTACGCGGGGGAGCCGGCGCTTGAGGCGTATGGACTGGGGATGCGCTACCGGCGGGGCTGGGCGCTGCGGGACTGCTCCTTCCGGCTTCCGGCAGGCAGGATCTGCGGGCTGGTCGGACCCAACGGGGCGGGCAAGACCACGCTGCTGAGCATCGCGGCCCATGTCCTGGAGCCGACTCAGGGCTCGATCAGCCTCTTCGGCGAAGCACCGGGTTCGGCGGAGTCCGGCCGGCGCACCGCGTTCCTCGCCCAGGAGAAGCCCCTGTTCCGCCGCTTCACCGTGGCGGAGACCCTGCGGCTGGGGCGCGAACTGAACCCGGGCTGGGACCAGCGCGCCGCCGAGGAGATCGTCCGCGCGGGCAACGTCCCCTTCGACGCGAAGATCAGTACCCTCTCCGGCGGCCAGCGCACCCGCGTCGCCGTTGCCCTCGCCTTCGGCAAGCGCCCCGACCTGCTGCTGCTGGACGAGCCGATGTCGGACCTCGACCCGGTCGTGCGCCACGAGATCATGGGCACCCTCCTCGCCGAGGCCGCCGAGCGCGGCACCACCGTGCTGATGTCCACCCACGTTCTCGCCGAGCTGGAGAACGTGTGCGACTACCTGGTCGTCGTCTCCGGGGGCGGAGTGCGCCTCGCCGGTGACGTGGACGAGCTGATGTCCGTGCACACCCTGGTCACCGGGGCCAGGGAGGGCGAGGGCGGTCTGCCCGCCGGCCTCGGGCACCACACCCTCGTCGAGTCCCGGACCAGCGGGCGGCAGTTCACGGCGCTCATCCGCCCCGAGGGCCCGGTCACCGGCCCGTGGGAGACGAACGTCCCGAACATGGAGGAACTCCTGCTCTCCTATCTCCGCTCACCCGACGCACCGCCGCTGATCACTCCCACCGCCCAGGTTCAGGGGCAGGGCCTGTCGTTCGGCACCGGGACGGTGGCGGCATGA
- a CDS encoding ABC transporter, which produces MSTFTSASNPAGSTTGTPTDGKNGTMNATTTEATRRPRLSGMTWLVWRQHRAGFWAILAAAALSLAWMVYQRGQMMDFLDGYGYPGKSFDEVGEHFQQYVNAFSYVSTGLSGIPILLGVFLGAPLLAGDLENGTAKLVAAQSMSRTRWLATKLGLAGLVVVVSTGALSAVFGWWWNPVKDQNTVLDWSSGSAFDITGPVPVALTLFTVVGGVAIGVVLRRTLMAMVVTFGFAVAVQLVWGYFRLSLGEVVTVTSNKGVTAENAFPDLPKAALQLDESYLTAGGDLLGWSTCRNTNTDQALELCLKKEGVVGWSVDYLPMSQMNGMQWLGASILFALTAGVVAFLFFWGRKRLV; this is translated from the coding sequence ATGAGCACCTTCACCAGCGCCTCGAACCCGGCCGGCAGCACGACCGGCACCCCGACCGACGGCAAGAACGGGACCATGAACGCGACCACCACGGAGGCCACCCGGCGCCCCCGCCTCAGCGGTATGACCTGGCTGGTCTGGCGCCAGCACCGGGCCGGGTTCTGGGCGATCCTCGCCGCTGCCGCGCTCTCCTTGGCCTGGATGGTCTACCAACGCGGCCAGATGATGGACTTCCTCGACGGCTACGGCTATCCCGGCAAGAGCTTCGACGAGGTGGGTGAGCACTTCCAGCAGTACGTCAACGCGTTCTCCTACGTCTCCACCGGTCTCAGCGGGATACCCATCCTGCTCGGTGTCTTCCTCGGTGCCCCGCTGCTCGCGGGCGACCTGGAGAACGGCACGGCCAAGCTGGTCGCCGCCCAGTCCATGAGCCGGACCCGCTGGCTCGCCACGAAGCTGGGGCTGGCCGGACTGGTGGTCGTGGTGAGCACGGGGGCGCTGTCGGCGGTGTTCGGCTGGTGGTGGAACCCGGTCAAGGACCAGAACACGGTCCTGGACTGGAGCTCCGGCTCCGCCTTCGACATCACGGGACCCGTGCCCGTCGCTCTCACCCTCTTCACCGTCGTCGGCGGTGTGGCGATCGGCGTGGTGCTGCGCCGCACGCTGATGGCCATGGTGGTCACCTTCGGATTCGCCGTCGCCGTCCAGCTCGTCTGGGGCTACTTCCGGCTGTCGCTCGGCGAGGTCGTCACGGTCACGTCGAACAAGGGCGTCACTGCCGAGAACGCGTTCCCGGACCTGCCCAAGGCGGCGCTTCAGCTCGACGAGTCGTACCTCACCGCCGGCGGGGATCTGCTCGGCTGGAGCACCTGTAGGAACACGAACACGGACCAGGCGCTTGAGCTGTGCCTGAAGAAGGAGGGCGTCGTGGGCTGGTCCGTGGACTACCTCCCGATGTCGCAGATGAACGGTATGCAGTGGCTCGGGGCTTCGATTCTCTTCGCCCTGACGGCCGGGGTCGTGGCGTTCCTCTTCTTCTGGGGCCGTAAGCGACTCGTCTGA
- a CDS encoding S8 family peptidase, producing the protein MNHRKKRASEASALALFTAAALAATLLSAPGTQAAQTVSGTAATAGAPGKTRTVTLLTGDRVTLDATGQVTGVRPAKGREGTTFRIARNGDRTYVVPRDAERLLANGTADRRLFDVTQLVKWGYDDAARPDLPLIVTYAKGRSLAPRALSAAGARVSRDLPSVNGDALKARKSEGAELWQTLTGSGGTARARSAAADRVEKIWLDGKVEAALDRSTAQIGAPEAWAAGYDGKGVKVAVLDTGVDDTHPDLRGRVDAAKNFSEAADTVDRVGHGTHVASTVAGSGAHSGGKYKGVAPGARLISGKVLDDSGDGEESGVIAGAQWAVAQGAKVINLSLGGPDSPGDDPLEQAVDELSASSGALFVIAAGNDGPDAGTIGSPGSAAAALTVGAVDRADAMADFSSRGPTADGSLKPDLTAPGVDIVAAKAAEGTEGAPAADGYVSMSGTSMATPHVAGAAAILAQRHPDWTGERIKAALTASAKPTAGVSAFAQGTGRTDIVRALDQQLTTTPATVGFPAQQWPHTDDRPTTKTITYRNDGDRPLTLDLTTEAYGEDGKPAAEGMFEVSPKQLTVPAGATATAQVTADSGAGTADGSFGGAVTATDGAGTTVRTGIGVHREVESYDLTVKHLDLKGKPAARSETGVQGLDNEIWRDFSDDTDGEFTVRLPRGRYSLEGRIDTGATPEDRSGELALLLNPKFSLTRDTTLVMDARKAKPIRITVPDSHAKHTDATLNYGFDIGGNHSISTYLMGDFGRLRVGQFGARLPAGEAFAQYNGTWTHGSTHYRPVWNRTGDLSGFTANPKRGQFAKVTLAAGAPARGKTASLVAAPMTPGGSSFDFYPDTRSLPGAFTEYVLPGVRWRYSVSQDGGKDAEGEPVWDAGQWIAKPRSYSAGKEYTERFNTGVFGPHLTGPLTDGEDRPGAVRMGDTFLAYLPLFSDGAGHIGDSRYSKARSTLYADGGTRVFAIDEPLNGVSYELPAAKRAFRLTTDVSRPTTLSSVSTRVAAEWTFTSAHVTGVGQRLPLSVVRFTPRLSAASTAKAGTRFSVPFTVEGAATARTARKLAFSVSYDDGRTWHPAKAVGGKRLDLRHPDRVGTVSLRVTLTDAAGNTLKQTIHRAYRTVR; encoded by the coding sequence TTGAATCACCGAAAGAAGCGGGCGAGTGAGGCTTCGGCTCTCGCCCTGTTCACCGCCGCCGCCCTTGCCGCCACCCTGCTCAGCGCACCGGGAACCCAGGCCGCACAGACCGTCAGCGGTACGGCAGCGACGGCCGGCGCCCCCGGCAAGACCAGGACCGTCACCCTCCTCACCGGTGACCGGGTCACCCTGGACGCCACCGGCCAGGTCACCGGCGTGCGGCCCGCGAAGGGCCGGGAAGGCACGACCTTCCGCATAGCCCGGAACGGCGACCGCACCTACGTCGTCCCGCGTGACGCCGAGCGACTCCTCGCGAACGGCACCGCCGACCGGCGCCTGTTCGACGTGACGCAGCTCGTGAAGTGGGGGTACGACGACGCGGCCCGCCCCGACCTCCCGCTGATCGTGACGTACGCCAAGGGCCGCAGCCTCGCGCCGAGGGCGCTGTCCGCCGCCGGTGCCCGGGTGAGCCGGGACCTGCCCAGCGTCAACGGGGACGCGCTGAAGGCCCGTAAGTCCGAGGGCGCCGAGCTGTGGCAGACGCTCACCGGGAGCGGGGGGACGGCGCGGGCGAGATCGGCCGCCGCCGACCGGGTCGAGAAGATCTGGCTGGACGGGAAGGTCGAGGCGGCCCTCGACCGGAGCACCGCCCAGATCGGCGCCCCCGAGGCCTGGGCGGCCGGGTATGACGGCAAGGGCGTCAAGGTCGCCGTGCTGGACACCGGGGTCGACGACACGCATCCGGATCTGCGCGGCCGTGTCGACGCGGCGAAGAACTTCTCCGAGGCGGCGGACACCGTCGACCGGGTGGGCCACGGCACGCATGTGGCCTCGACGGTCGCGGGCTCGGGCGCGCACTCCGGGGGGAAGTACAAGGGGGTCGCGCCGGGCGCCCGGCTGATCAGCGGCAAGGTGCTCGACGACAGCGGCGACGGCGAGGAGTCCGGGGTCATCGCCGGCGCGCAGTGGGCCGTCGCGCAGGGCGCCAAGGTGATCAACCTCAGCCTGGGCGGCCCCGACAGCCCCGGTGACGACCCCCTCGAACAGGCGGTGGACGAGCTGTCCGCCTCCTCCGGCGCCCTCTTCGTGATCGCGGCCGGCAACGACGGCCCCGACGCCGGCACCATCGGTTCGCCGGGCAGCGCAGCCGCCGCGCTCACCGTCGGCGCGGTGGACCGCGCCGACGCGATGGCCGACTTCTCCAGCCGCGGCCCGACGGCGGACGGTTCCCTCAAGCCCGACCTCACCGCCCCCGGCGTCGACATCGTCGCCGCGAAGGCCGCCGAGGGCACGGAGGGCGCCCCGGCCGCCGACGGTTACGTCTCGATGAGCGGTACGTCGATGGCGACCCCGCATGTCGCGGGCGCCGCCGCGATCCTCGCCCAGCGCCACCCCGACTGGACCGGCGAGCGCATCAAGGCCGCGCTCACCGCATCCGCCAAGCCGACCGCCGGTGTCTCGGCGTTCGCGCAGGGGACGGGCCGTACGGACATCGTCCGCGCCCTCGACCAGCAGCTCACCACGACCCCGGCCACCGTCGGCTTCCCCGCCCAGCAGTGGCCGCACACCGACGACCGGCCGACCACCAAAACGATCACCTACCGCAACGACGGCGACCGCCCCCTCACCCTCGACCTGACCACCGAGGCGTACGGCGAGGACGGAAAGCCCGCCGCCGAGGGCATGTTCGAGGTCTCGCCGAAGCAGCTCACCGTCCCGGCGGGCGCCACCGCGACCGCCCAGGTCACCGCCGACAGCGGCGCGGGCACGGCCGACGGTTCCTTCGGCGGCGCGGTCACCGCGACGGACGGGGCGGGTACGACCGTACGGACCGGCATCGGCGTACACCGCGAGGTCGAGTCGTACGACCTGACGGTCAAGCACCTCGACCTGAAGGGCAAGCCTGCCGCCCGCTCGGAGACCGGGGTGCAGGGCCTGGACAACGAGATCTGGCGGGACTTCTCCGACGACACGGACGGTGAGTTCACCGTACGGCTGCCCAGGGGCCGTTACAGCCTCGAAGGCCGTATCGACACGGGCGCGACCCCCGAAGACCGCTCCGGGGAGCTGGCCCTCCTCCTCAACCCGAAGTTCTCGCTCACCCGTGACACCACCCTCGTCATGGACGCCCGCAAGGCCAAGCCGATCCGGATCACCGTGCCGGACAGCCACGCGAAGCACACCGACGCCACCCTCAACTACGGGTTCGACATCGGCGGGAACCACAGCATCTCCACGTACCTCATGGGCGACTTCGGCAGGCTGCGCGTCGGTCAGTTCGGCGCCCGGCTTCCGGCGGGCGAGGCGTTCGCGCAGTACAACGGGACCTGGACGCACGGCAGTACGCACTACCGGCCGGTCTGGAACCGTACCGGCGATCTGTCGGGCTTCACCGCGAACCCGAAGCGCGGGCAGTTCGCCAAGGTCACGCTTGCCGCCGGTGCGCCCGCCAGGGGCAAGACGGCGTCGCTCGTCGCCGCGCCGATGACTCCGGGCGGCTCGTCGTTCGACTTCTACCCCGACACGCGCTCGCTGCCGGGCGCCTTCACCGAGTACGTCCTGCCGGGCGTGCGGTGGCGGTACTCCGTCTCGCAGGACGGCGGCAAGGACGCCGAGGGCGAACCGGTGTGGGACGCCGGCCAGTGGATCGCGAAGCCCCGTTCGTACAGCGCGGGCAAGGAGTACACCGAGCGGTTCAACACCGGCGTCTTCGGCCCGCACCTCACCGGCCCGCTGACGGACGGCGAGGACCGCCCCGGCGCGGTCCGTATGGGCGACACCTTCCTGGCCTACCTCCCCCTGTTCTCCGACGGCGCCGGCCACATCGGCGACTCCCGCTACAGCAAGGCCAGGAGCACCCTGTACGCGGACGGCGGCACACGAGTCTTCGCCATTGACGAGCCCTTGAACGGCGTCTCGTACGAACTCCCCGCCGCCAAGCGCGCGTTCCGTCTCACCACGGACGTCTCCCGACCCACCACGCTGTCCTCGGTGAGCACCCGGGTCGCCGCCGAGTGGACCTTCACCTCCGCGCACGTCACCGGCGTCGGGCAGCGGCTGCCGCTGTCGGTGGTCCGCTTCACGCCCCGGCTGAGCGCGGCGAGCACGGCCAAGGCGGGTACGCGATTCTCGGTGCCGTTCACGGTCGAGGGCGCGGCCACCGCACGCACCGCCCGCAAGCTGGCCTTCTCCGTCTCCTACGACGACGGCCGGACCTGGCACCCGGCGAAGGCGGTCGGCGGCAAGCGTCTCGACCTGCGCCACCCGGACAGGGTGGGCACCGTCTCGCTCCGCGTGACACTCACCGACGCGGCCGGCAACACGCTGAAGCAGACGATCCACCGGGCCTACCGGACGGTCAGGTAG
- a CDS encoding type II toxin-antitoxin system PemK/MazF family toxin, whose amino-acid sequence MQRGEVWWVEFDERRLVVLLAADDASRIRAMQVVTPAGVDISGLGVEVQVGAMEGLPFEGVLRFAFPRPGFTPCTWLTTVSQDDLIERAGVLSSAKLSEIEDALRLGEQAKERTPATTAKLSEIRDALRLGELG is encoded by the coding sequence GTGCAACGTGGCGAAGTCTGGTGGGTGGAGTTCGACGAGCGGCGGCTGGTCGTACTGCTGGCGGCAGACGACGCGTCCAGGATCCGGGCGATGCAGGTCGTCACTCCTGCGGGCGTCGACATCAGCGGTCTGGGCGTCGAAGTGCAAGTAGGTGCCATGGAAGGACTGCCCTTTGAAGGCGTGCTGCGGTTCGCGTTCCCGCGCCCGGGCTTTACCCCCTGCACGTGGCTGACCACCGTGTCCCAGGACGACCTGATCGAGCGGGCGGGCGTCCTGTCCTCCGCGAAGCTCAGCGAGATTGAGGACGCCCTCCGTCTCGGCGAACAGGCGAAGGAACGGACCCCGGCGACAACCGCGAAGCTCAGCGAGATAAGGGACGCCCTCCGTCTCGGTGAACTCGGGTAG
- a CDS encoding GNAT family N-acetyltransferase, whose product MSLRITPLTDPAHGAHSRRLAWLASDADSIPVGTAFLRLFDGGQEHLAELTLQVHPVERRKRVGARLLDAAVDAARDNARRCVVAQAEAGSPGDHFLPARGFRKVLTLRFARLPLTGVDATALAEVIGRPHPGYRLASWQGTVPDDLAQTFAASRRAMDDMPMDDTDYGIVVWDVDRVRAAAKAVEDRGDQLHTVVAIDTSNDSIAGFTELVVPGNGTGDGQHYGTGVLPEHRGHGLGRWMKAESIRQAHGRYPDLGGLLTDTADSNTHMRHISDSLGYVPTHTTLQYQLDL is encoded by the coding sequence TTGTCGCTCCGCATCACCCCACTGACCGACCCCGCTCACGGGGCGCACAGCCGACGCCTTGCATGGCTGGCGTCCGACGCCGATTCCATCCCCGTCGGGACGGCCTTTCTGCGTCTGTTCGATGGCGGACAAGAGCACCTGGCCGAACTGACCCTCCAAGTCCACCCCGTGGAGCGGCGCAAGCGCGTCGGCGCCCGGCTTCTCGACGCTGCCGTGGACGCCGCCCGGGACAACGCCCGGCGCTGCGTTGTCGCGCAGGCCGAGGCCGGATCGCCCGGCGATCACTTCCTGCCGGCCCGCGGCTTCCGCAAGGTGCTCACCCTGAGGTTCGCCCGCCTGCCACTGACCGGCGTGGACGCCACCGCCCTCGCCGAGGTCATCGGGCGTCCGCATCCCGGCTACCGGCTGGCGTCATGGCAGGGAACCGTCCCTGACGACCTCGCCCAGACGTTTGCCGCCTCACGCCGGGCCATGGACGACATGCCCATGGACGACACCGACTACGGCATTGTGGTCTGGGACGTGGACCGGGTCCGGGCCGCGGCGAAGGCCGTTGAAGATCGCGGCGACCAGCTGCACACGGTCGTTGCCATCGACACCTCCAACGACTCGATCGCCGGGTTCACAGAACTCGTCGTCCCCGGCAACGGCACGGGAGATGGCCAGCACTACGGCACCGGCGTGCTGCCCGAACACCGCGGACACGGCCTCGGCCGATGGATGAAGGCCGAGTCGATCCGACAAGCCCACGGGCGCTATCCAGACCTCGGCGGCCTCCTGACCGACACCGCCGACAGCAACACGCACATGAGACACATCAGCGACAGCCTCGGCTACGTGCCCACACACACGACACTCCAGTACCAGCTCGACCTGTAG